The proteins below come from a single Micropterus dolomieu isolate WLL.071019.BEF.003 ecotype Adirondacks linkage group LG05, ASM2129224v1, whole genome shotgun sequence genomic window:
- the LOC123971004 gene encoding prostaglandin E2 receptor EP4 subtype-like — translation MHSQIHNRPKEISLTNTSLLVYLAMESPNFTHGSVSINETLRSGVTMALPMFMFAGGAIGNLIAIIVLSVSRQERKSSAFYTLVCGLAVTDLLGTCLASPFTIANYLDQRVLEDRHFCEFHSFLLLFFGLTGLSIICAMAAERYLAICCPYTYQRWGVNRRFAQKFLFFIYISHIFFCCLPTMGMAGSELQPSKTWCFIDWRTHEPLAAAYSVLYGVVSLLLIMGTIVLNLAVCGALLLMRQRTVHRPVARASVRERWRALSSAAETQMIAVLVMTSVVVLACSAPLVVRVFANRFLLKNDKADLAAIRIASVNPILDPWIYILLRRSLFRRLLSLSRHGSSTCSSTPPSPQRNLCYPELMTDSHVFTQLMCNANVITQLPATVKFTPYDSEGFRQT, via the exons ATGCATTCCCAAATCCACAACAGACCGAAGGAAATATCGCTAACAAACACCAGCCTGTTGGTGTATTTGGCGATGGAAAGCCCGAACTTTACGCACGGATCTGTTTCCATAAACGAGACGCTGCGTTCAGGAGTGACAATGGCTTTGCCGATGTTTATGTTTGCTGGGGGCGCCATTGGGAATTTAATTGCAATAATCGTTCTTTCAGTATCAAGACAGGAGAGAAAATCATCAGCTTTCTACACGCTGGTTTGCGGTCTGGCGGTGACGGACTTGCTAGGCACCTGTCTGGCCAGTCCGTTCACCATAGCCAACTACCTGGACCAGCGTGTGCTGGAGGACCGACATTTCTGCGAGTTTCACtcctttttgttgctgtttttcggTTTAACTGGACTGAGCATCATATGCGCCATGGCAGCAGAGCGGTACCTGGCTATATGCTGCCCGTACACTTACCAGCGGTGGGGGGTGAACCGACGCTTCGCGCAAAAGTTCCTTTTCTTCATTTACATCAGCCACATTTTCTTCTGCTGCCTCCCGACGATGGGCATGGCGGGGAGCGAGCTGCAGCCGTCCAAAACCTGGTGCTTCATCGACTGGAGGACACACGAGCCTTTGGCCGCCGCTTACTCCGTCCTGTACGGCGTCGTCAGCCTGCTGCTCATCATGGGCACCATTGTGCTGAACCTAGCAGTGTGCGGAGCGCTGCTCCTGATGCGGCAGAGGACCGTGCATCGGCCCGTCGCCAGAGCCAGCGTCCGGGAGAGGTGGAGGGCTCTGTCCTCGGCCGCAGAAACGCAGATGATCGCGGTGCTGGTGATGACCTCTGTGGTGGTTCTGGCCTGTTCAGCCCCGCTAGTG gTCCGTGTGTTTGCCAACCGCTTCCTACTGAAAAATGACAAAGCTGACCTGGCTGCCATCCGGATAGCCTCTGTTAACCCCATCCTCGACCCCTGGATCTACATCCTGCTCAGGAGGTCTCTGTTTCGACGGTTACTCAGTTTATCCAGACACGGCAGCAGCACTTGCAGTAGTACACCTCCTTCACCACAAAGGAATCTGTGTTATCCTGAACTCATGACGGACAGCCATGTGTTCACCCAGTTGATGTGCAACGCAAATGTCATCACTCAGCTGCCTGCTACCGTTAAATTCACTCCGTATGACTCAGAGGGCTTCCGTCAGACGTAA